A single window of Mesoplodon densirostris isolate mMesDen1 chromosome 13, mMesDen1 primary haplotype, whole genome shotgun sequence DNA harbors:
- the LOC132500971 gene encoding activator of 90 kDa heat shock protein ATPase homolog 1-like has translation MKEEGVKLLREAMGMYSSAFKTDCTQGMILPTMNGQSVDPVGQPALKTEECEAKPAPSKAQARPVGVKIPTCKNTLRESFLTSPEELHRVFTTQELVRAFTHAPAMLEADKGGKCHLVDGNVSGELTDLIPEKHIVMKWRFKSCPEGHFATITLTFIDKNGETELCMEGRGIPAPEEERKQQDWQRYYFEGIKQTFGYGSRLF, from the exons ATGAAGGAAGAAGGGGTGAAACTTCTAAGAGAAGCAATGGGAATGTACAGCAGCGCCTTCAAAACAGACTGCACGCAGGGTATGATCTTGCCTACAATGAATGGACAGTCAGTAGACCCAGTCGGGCAGCCAGCACTGAAAACTGAGGAGTGCGAGGCCAAGCCTGCTCCTTCAAAAGCCCAGGCCAGACCTGTTGGTGTCAAAATCCCCACTTGTAAGAACACCCTTAGAGAGAGCTTCCTGACCTCACCAGAGGAGCTCCATAGAGTTTTTACCACCCAGGAGCTTGTTCGGGCCTTTACCCATGCTCCTGCAATGTTAGAAGCAGACAAAGGGGGCAAGTGTCACCTGGTAGATGGCAATGTCTCTGGAGAACTCACTGA TTTGATCCCTGAGAAACATATTGTGATGAAGTGGAGGTTTAAATCGTGCCCAGAAGGGCACtttgccaccatcaccttgacctTCATTGACAAGAATGGAGAGACTGAGCTGTGCATGGAAGGCCGAGGCATCCCTGCcccagaggaggagaggaaacagCAGGACTGGCAGCGGTACTACTTTGAGGGCATCAAACAGACCTTTGGCTATGGCTCACGCTTATTTTAG